A single genomic interval of Pseudomonas sp. FeN3W harbors:
- a CDS encoding VacJ family lipoprotein, producing the protein MLLPLLLASGLAFADTPKVDEDGFTHPLRNLEFNPGLDQREFERATFQALDVYDPFESVNRRIYHFNYRLDQWVMLPVVRGYRYVTPRPVRTGVSNFFSNLGEVPTLFNSLAQLKGQRAANATARFLFNSILGVGGLWDPATRMGLPRQSEDFGQTLGYWGVPQGPYLILPALGPSNLRDTTGRVADFAVERQVEFLQYSETTGGELSLTALRAVNARHVTSFRYGQLNSPFEYEKVRYVYSRARDLLVKE; encoded by the coding sequence ATGCTGCTGCCGCTGCTTCTGGCCAGTGGTCTGGCCTTCGCCGACACCCCGAAGGTGGATGAAGACGGTTTCACCCATCCGCTGCGCAACCTGGAGTTCAATCCCGGTCTTGACCAGCGCGAGTTCGAGCGCGCCACCTTCCAGGCACTGGACGTCTACGATCCGTTCGAGTCGGTCAACCGGCGCATCTACCACTTCAACTACCGGCTCGACCAGTGGGTGATGCTGCCGGTGGTGCGCGGCTATCGCTACGTCACACCGCGACCGGTGCGCACCGGCGTGAGTAATTTCTTCAGCAACCTCGGCGAAGTGCCGACGCTGTTCAACAGCCTGGCTCAGCTCAAGGGCCAGCGCGCGGCGAATGCCACCGCACGTTTCCTGTTCAACAGCATCCTGGGTGTGGGCGGCCTCTGGGACCCGGCAACACGCATGGGGCTGCCGCGTCAGAGCGAAGATTTCGGCCAGACCCTCGGCTACTGGGGTGTTCCCCAAGGGCCGTACCTGATTCTTCCGGCGCTGGGCCCGTCCAACCTGCGCGACACCACGGGCCGCGTGGCCGACTTCGCCGTCGAGCGGCAAGTGGAGTTTCTGCAGTATTCCGAAACCACCGGCGGCGAGCTAAGCCTGACGGCGCTGCGGGCCGTCAATGCGCGGCATGTCACCAGCTTCCGCTACGGCCAGCTCAATTCGCCGTTCGAGTACGAGAAGGTACGTTACGTCTACAGCCGGGCGCGTGATCTGTTGGTGAAGGAATAA